GGATGAACAGTCTGTGGGCCAGTGGTAGTCGTGGTTTAAGTTTAAAGGCCGCAGGAGACATTACCACCTACAGACGCAGTAACTGAAAGGAGGAAAAAGATTAGGATTTATTATCTGAATGATAATCACGTCATAGGAGCCTCAGAAGAAGTTCGCATTGGGGAGGATGTGAGAGAAAAGTCGTCATGCTTTATTCAAAGGCACCAACTTAAATCTGCCTAAAGAAATTTACTAAAGCCATGGAAACAAATTCAATATCTAAACATTGCAATACCTGACTTGTGCAATGGTGTGGCTGTTTAATTCAATTAAACAACCAACGTAAGCAGTATTCAGACAAAGTTTTATGAAGTAAAGGCCCCTCGTAATACATGGAAGCAAATCTTGGACATTAggcctaattaaaaaaaaagacaaaagcagTGAAGTGACTCGCACTACTTGTGCGAATGAGCAGACACAGcaatgtattctttgacattatattttctctacttattCCTTGCTACTTATTCACTAATGTACCTAGCACTACGAGTAGCATGCACATTGTAATTAATACATATTTGGAATAAATCTGTATTTGAGCAGAGTAAATGTCACAGTGTTTGATGGTTGAGATAATTTGAGACTTCAATTTCTGCTACATCATCAAACAGATGATGTTCTCGTGATGTCGACATCTGAAGAGGAATGTTTACAGCATTTAATTCTGTTGTTTGTCTGTTTGCCCACGCAGGTCTAGTAATAAACCCTTCAAAATATTTTTGGGACAACAGATGTTCATTTCCTTGGATACACTACAGATGAAAATGGCGTATGTCCTCCTCGAGATAAAGTACAGCCATAATCGCATACCCTCATCCAGTCACAATTAGAGAGCTTCGTTGGTTTCTCGCCATTGCAAATTGCTACCAAAGCTGCATTTCCACACATGCTCGGATCACAGCTCCATTAAATGAACTTTTTAAGGGAGCACCAAAACCAAATGACACATTACAGCGGACGAGCGAAACAGACTCTGCTTTCCAGGccataaaaatggcaacagcaggCGTTACATGATTGGCACATCCTACAGTGCAAGCTCCACCGGTATGGTTGATGACTCTTTTAGGGtaattccatatcaaatcaccccataaaaaataaattttacacccaactccttagattttcatgaaatttggctcaaatggttctaataccatcctgacaacacttgcaaattttttttgctgtatcgcttataatttctttttatgaatttttaaagtttttatgttttgcgttttccgaaccttcggaaatggtaaatttaatttgtattcaaaactttaaatttgcttatcttaaaaactcttttagataacatcatgaatttttgcagcaagtttatttattatacatatttgaagataaaaatgatgctattaaaatatattaatatttactatgaaaaaaattatgtatttttctttctttcttttctttttttttttttttttaacggatgttttgttttataagaattgcaatatctagagtctcagacctgatagaatgctcaaatttgttttaatttactcttaaacatataggctacttgataaaacaaaaataatgatggctttttttaacatgtttattaattatagtagattacattagaattatgtacaaagatagtgtacttatgacacttatgtataacccaactgattgcttgaaacattgaattttttgagtaattttgtctttttaataaacattaatgctgattcaaactgtttttccacttcatccaagagcttgcaatgttaaaataacgcttataaattacatctttcctcacaaagtatttgaggtaggaagttgaactttttacagattatttattggaatatgggctacaacttaacacagggattttacaaaattttagttcacttattaaagatttttttttcaattgtaatgaaaattcacaacattttttttgcaattttttatttatatattaaaaatatacagttttttggaaaaaggctgtgttaaattatgcagaaggtactgtgtaacatttactgaaagtttgaaacaaatatgtttggaagatccttagaaaacatgtaattagtatgagaaaataaaagttttgggaatcgagcgacaaagattggattaactttttagtgcattccaggtccataggatggattatcttcatcctgtgcaaactcctcctccagcttcctcttgttcctcctcctgtttactcttgcttgtatttctagactctttacagccctgtctgcagcccgaaggcgttccttgtctaaagcaagcatcactcgtaccatgttagaatgttattatttacagtaataacacatacctttggctttccaacatttctccttttcttaaaagccttcagaggatttctaataactttacttttactcattattatatttcaacaaaacagagactcaagaaacagaattaattacgaatattttcgagataacgacagagtaaataaacatgaaacaatcgacaatcacaccagcgatatatattgaaccatcacaggttagccacaacacatactttatctcacatcactaaaatgtacccgatgaacacggacgttaataataacaccatttgacagcagtttaacagcgccacagtagaacacatttcaaaaaaaatttaaaaatagttgtagtcttcggaactgaataaattatatatctattaaaaggtaatagtctgcagattcagaaaatgcaaaaaagtaaaaattgaacttttcatgattttgagcctttccggagccccttaatagttcctcctaggccatcacaaattgacttcccatgacttgttgcaaaaaagagtgttgggccttcaaattaaagtctctcaagtgttcagtcaaatttttaaaactgtttctatttttgtactgcccggcacaaccatctgtaaagtagtgaactgagtcaatgccagtatgatgtaatgacagccactttgtaatttctttttgtacaaagttaacaaaaccagtgtcatgttcttggtcaccactaataaaacagtggttggaaacaaaaacattgttttcctcatttcttagaaatacaccaactgggtgtagagtacaaccacctctattccagtggtaactttggatctcattttgtataactgtataacaaaggaataattttcactgaaatccatcacaataattgctgttttgggtggtggatCTTCtgtcaatcttttaaaggctgctgattgggattttgctataaacgagtgcagggtgagcttttccaatgacctaaccaataaagaaatgtagtcttcaacactgatagactgtttgatcatttctgccctgcctgcattaacccactgactgattacaatttcttcttctaaatcataatcttcacttagtttttcagttaagtactcagttagtgcagtatttgcaggacagctgttgcaacgatgtagcatgcagttttggttttccgtgttgcacacaagcctcttaattaggtctttataagattcttcaattttcacagcatccagtaatagtttaacattctggtggatactgcatacacatacagtgtgtgtgcctgcaacaccagcaaggatacaccaatTAGGTCTcaataaacaaaattttgaaaatcctacttctacctcgggattctcccatttgaaagaataatagagttctctcaagttacacaaaatgagtcttttttgcatgtacacatttttttgaacactcactttgtcttttgttccaggtagcactctggaactttcatccttttcataaaaatctgttacaagtcttactgtattttcagaaagagttttacctttttttggaccaggagtttccaaaatacccttttcagattttagctttctagcttgtcgcaccatgtactcacttacattaaattctttcatcactttatttcgactccaagaatctggagccaatgtcagaatctggatttttctagacctcccaacggatgaaatcttctctttcataagagaaatcattacatcaaaatcctttgctttctcaaccacacttttatcttcttcgtcatcattaGAACTttgtgcatcatattttaatgcttctgaaaccgccttttttgcagtcttttcaatac
This genomic interval from Schistocerca cancellata isolate TAMUIC-IGC-003103 chromosome 3, iqSchCanc2.1, whole genome shotgun sequence contains the following:
- the LOC126175133 gene encoding uncharacterized protein LOC126175133, which codes for MFWKCHNTVWLHHSYYFLNVFEKYQTTCVDPLKKHKKPIKKSLRSVGLDLAKQLLTKNISIKPGQKLWSTCRNFCEEKLRVEVNESETDDEVMVELESLESRNESLVQTNIALDNLCLTPIKLHGLSEQSKGSYFKRKVSSIEKTAKKAVSEALKYDAQSSNDDEEDKSVVEKAKDFDVMISLMKEKISSVGRSRKIQILTLAPDSWSRNKVMKEFNVSEYMVRQARKLKSEKGILETPGPKKGKTLSENTVRLVTDFYEKDESSRVLPGTKDKVSVQKNVYMQKRLILCNLRELYYSFKWENPEVEVGFSKFCLLRPNWCILAGVAGTHTVCVCSIHQNVKLLLDAVKIEESYKDLIKRLVCNTENQNCMLHRCNSCPANTALTEYLTEKLSEDYDLEEEIVISQWVNAGRAEMIKQSISVEDYISLLVRSLEKLTLHSFIAKSQSAAFKRLTEDPPPKTAIIVMDFSENYSFVIQLYKMRSKVTTGIEVVVLYTQLEFF